A stretch of the Chloroflexota bacterium genome encodes the following:
- a CDS encoding site-specific DNA-methyltransferase, translating into MQEGNHTAFKTFHKTSLGEVIHGDSLHVLATYADNSVNLIMTSPPFGLVRKKEYGNVEASEYVDWFKPFGAEFHRVLTENGSLVIDIGGAWNSGYPTRNLYHFKLLIMLCEEIGFHLAQEFYWWNPSKLPTPAEWVTVRRLRVKDAINTVWWLSKTPWPKASNRRVLQPYSASMQDLLEKGYKAKKRPSGHDISEKFSIDNGAAIPPNLLAIPNTESNSFYLRYCEEHGMKPHPARFPAELPEYFVRMLTDPDDFVVDPFAGSCVTGEVCERTNRRWTCIELLHEYCEAALGRFVRDPSETTKSDSYPSDPSNYYRVPRPGILWDRTHNGSLPKDGGRKRRIKAT; encoded by the coding sequence CACGTGCTTGCCACATACGCCGATAATTCCGTTAATCTGATTATGACTAGCCCACCGTTTGGATTAGTCCGGAAGAAGGAGTACGGCAATGTTGAGGCTAGCGAATATGTCGATTGGTTCAAGCCTTTTGGCGCCGAGTTTCATCGAGTTCTCACGGAGAACGGCAGTCTGGTCATTGATATCGGTGGCGCATGGAACAGCGGCTATCCCACTCGCAACCTCTATCATTTCAAGCTGCTAATCATGCTTTGTGAAGAGATCGGCTTTCACCTCGCACAAGAATTCTACTGGTGGAACCCTTCTAAGCTCCCAACACCTGCCGAATGGGTTACCGTACGGCGCCTCCGCGTCAAGGACGCCATCAACACCGTATGGTGGTTGTCCAAGACACCCTGGCCCAAGGCAAGTAACCGCCGCGTTCTCCAACCCTATAGCGCAAGCATGCAAGACCTACTCGAAAAAGGTTACAAGGCGAAGAAGCGACCTTCAGGCCATGACATCAGCGAGAAGTTCAGCATCGACAACGGCGCTGCAATTCCGCCTAACCTCCTTGCGATTCCCAATACTGAGAGCAATAGCTTCTACCTCCGTTACTGCGAAGAACACGGGATGAAGCCGCATCCTGCCCGGTTTCCGGCGGAACTTCCCGAATATTTCGTCCGTATGCTGACAGACCCTGATGACTTCGTGGTTGATCCTTTTGCTGGCAGTTGTGTGACTGGCGAAGTCTGTGAGCGCACAAATCGACGCTGGACATGCATAGAACTACTACACGAATACTGTGAAGCCGCCCTCGGCCGTTTTGTTCGCGATCCAAGTGAGACCACTAAGTCTGATTCCTATCCCAGTGATCCCTCAAACTATTACCGCGTTCCCCGACCTGGCATTCTGTGGGATAGAACTCACAACGGCTCTTTGCCCAAGGACGGCGGTAGGAAGCGCCGTATAAAGGCGACTTGA
- a CDS encoding amidohydrolase family protein: protein MAITALINGRIIDGNGGPPLVDGAVLIVDNRIEAVGSNVDIPPDAEVIDIAGTSLLPGMMDLHVHLHGPYQALQKLRKSLLAGFTTIAHVAGTMPPASTQCRQAIADGWFPECARLIVGAVVDCTNGHVRGRVADGPWEVRKAVREMVQAKVDFIKTAASGGFWAEDEETWWLDYTQEELDALVHEAHSVGRLVVVHCHTQPGLDMAIQAGCDQIHHGALIDEKALQGILENELYFVPTLRVTSRQNMAIKYGAGRPWETRKMGEAHYVHREGVRLAHKMGVKMGLGTDCPSTPPWDIWDSGFELQEFVGCGLSPLEAIGVATKGSAEAMKIDDRLGTLEKGKLADVVVVDGDPASDIQAVVNYANVRYVFKEGRLAVSRDPARPATAHLATYPRDFTPIDERFTADPDWEAAAGLA, encoded by the coding sequence GTGGCAATAACAGCGCTCATAAACGGCAGGATAATTGACGGCAATGGCGGGCCGCCGCTTGTGGACGGTGCCGTTCTCATTGTGGATAACCGCATCGAGGCTGTGGGCAGCAATGTGGATATCCCGCCGGATGCCGAGGTCATCGACATTGCGGGCACGAGCCTCCTGCCCGGCATGATGGACCTGCACGTGCACCTGCACGGGCCGTATCAGGCGCTGCAGAAGCTGCGCAAGTCGCTCCTGGCGGGTTTCACGACGATCGCCCACGTGGCGGGCACCATGCCGCCGGCCTCCACGCAGTGCCGCCAGGCGATTGCGGACGGCTGGTTCCCGGAGTGTGCCCGGTTGATTGTCGGCGCCGTGGTGGACTGTACCAACGGCCACGTACGGGGTCGGGTGGCGGACGGCCCATGGGAAGTGCGCAAAGCCGTGCGGGAGATGGTGCAGGCCAAGGTTGACTTCATCAAGACGGCTGCCAGCGGCGGCTTCTGGGCGGAAGACGAAGAGACCTGGTGGCTGGACTACACCCAGGAAGAGCTGGATGCCCTGGTACACGAAGCCCACAGCGTCGGGCGGCTCGTGGTGGTGCATTGCCACACGCAACCGGGGCTGGACATGGCAATTCAGGCCGGCTGCGATCAGATTCACCACGGCGCGCTCATCGACGAAAAAGCCCTGCAGGGAATCTTGGAGAACGAACTCTACTTTGTGCCGACGCTCCGCGTCACCTCCCGCCAGAACATGGCGATAAAGTACGGCGCGGGCCGCCCGTGGGAGACGCGCAAGATGGGCGAGGCCCACTACGTCCACCGCGAGGGTGTGCGCCTGGCGCACAAGATGGGCGTGAAGATGGGGCTAGGCACCGACTGCCCGAGCACACCTCCCTGGGACATCTGGGATAGCGGCTTTGAACTCCAGGAGTTCGTGGGCTGCGGCCTGAGCCCGCTGGAAGCCATCGGCGTGGCCACGAAGGGTTCGGCTGAAGCAATGAAGATCGACGATAGGCTCGGCACGTTAGAAAAGGGCAAGCTTGCCGACGTGGTCGTGGTGGACGGCGATCCCGCCAGCGACATTCAGGCCGTGGTGAACTATGCCAATGTCCGCTACGTCTTCAAGGAGGGCAGGCTCGCGGTGAGTAGAGATCCGGCCCGGCCGGCGACCGCCCATCTTGCAACCTATCCCCGCGACTTCACCCCAATTGACGAGCGCTTCACCGCCGATCCGGACTGGGAAGCCGCAGCCGGGCTGGCGTAG